The following proteins come from a genomic window of bacterium:
- a CDS encoding cytochrome c3 family protein, with protein MKTRLRFGRKRVRRAKRPIVMAPCCAQARQGATRGAGGGGGRFGSGQNGSNASRERFRHVMGTHRLPRRSVRVLFVLAVAGFWLVASSGVPASADSVRHATSVCEAQELKALAAEDPHLTIEIPPEYDKPFPTLAACRSHAAAWDPAAEGPQQPIPFSHKHHAGDWGIDCLYCHTGTDRSRAAGVPSTEVCMGCHEQFPAEYDELEGIQILKQYWAEQKSIPWTQIHRLPEYVKFQHQAHVRVGFECQTCHGQVQDLDKLYMTPDTKFWQYGLPTQKLEMGWCVLCHRDNGASQDCLTCHY; from the coding sequence ATGAAAACCCGCCTGCGCTTCGGAAGGAAGCGCGTTCGGCGCGCCAAACGCCCGATCGTCATGGCTCCATGCTGCGCACAGGCGCGGCAGGGGGCGACGAGAGGTGCCGGAGGCGGCGGTGGGCGCTTCGGCAGCGGGCAGAACGGGTCCAACGCAAGCAGGGAGCGCTTCAGGCACGTCATGGGAACGCATCGATTGCCCCGCCGTTCCGTCCGTGTGCTCTTCGTTCTCGCAGTCGCCGGCTTCTGGCTGGTTGCGAGTTCCGGAGTTCCGGCATCCGCTGATTCTGTGCGCCACGCGACGAGCGTCTGCGAGGCCCAGGAGCTGAAGGCACTGGCGGCAGAGGATCCGCATCTCACGATCGAGATCCCGCCGGAGTACGACAAGCCCTTTCCTACGCTGGCCGCGTGCCGGTCTCACGCAGCCGCCTGGGATCCCGCCGCTGAAGGTCCTCAGCAGCCGATCCCCTTCAGTCACAAGCATCACGCGGGCGACTGGGGCATCGATTGCCTCTACTGCCATACCGGAACGGATCGTTCCCGCGCCGCCGGTGTTCCGTCCACCGAAGTTTGCATGGGCTGCCATGAGCAGTTTCCCGCCGAATACGACGAGCTCGAGGGCATCCAGATCCTCAAGCAGTACTGGGCCGAGCAGAAGTCGATTCCGTGGACGCAGATCCATCGCCTCCCCGAGTACGTGAAGTTCCAGCACCAGGCTCATGTTCGTGTCGGGTTCGAATGCCAGACCTGCCATGGCCAGGTGCAGGACCTCGACAAGCTGTACATGACGCCGGATACGAAATTCTGGCAGTACGGGTTGCCGACGCAGAAGCTCGAAATGGGGTGGTGCGTTCTGTGCCACCGAGACAATGGCGCCTCTCAGGATTGCCTGACCTGCCACTACTAG